One Nonomuraea angiospora DNA segment encodes these proteins:
- a CDS encoding PepSY-associated TM helix domain-containing protein, giving the protein MTSTADVSNTVDHAPPPSRERTAWAALRPLVLRLHFYAGVLIAPFLLVAACTGLMYAASYQIEQVVYQHELTAPASQTSLPLSAQVAAARAVHPQGTVAAVRPGAEPGETTRVLINEPGLAESTQLAVFVDPSTGQVRGTLESYGSSGALPVRAWISTLHRQLHLGEPGRIYSELAASWLWVVALGGLALWVARRRRNRRHLIVPDRAASGLRRTLSWHGSIGLWAVLGLLFLSATGLTWSKYAGANVDELRAALDWTTPSIDVSGGDHAAHTATAGHHAGGADVGVDRVAQAAAAKGLSGPLEITWPAKAGAPYLVKEIDKTAPTRLDQVAVDATSGQVTAELRFADYSPAAKLARWGIDGHMGLLFGLVNQVLLALLAIGLIALIVLGYRMWWRRRPTRGFGKPYARGGWRNVSWALLAPLALLAVAVGVFLPLMGISLAAFLVIDVLLGLRARLGSQS; this is encoded by the coding sequence ATGACCTCGACCGCCGACGTCAGCAACACCGTCGATCACGCCCCGCCGCCGTCCCGTGAGCGGACCGCCTGGGCCGCGCTGCGCCCGCTGGTGCTGCGGCTGCACTTCTACGCGGGCGTCCTCATCGCCCCCTTCCTGCTCGTGGCCGCGTGCACCGGACTGATGTACGCCGCCTCGTACCAGATCGAGCAGGTCGTCTACCAGCACGAGCTCACCGCGCCCGCCAGCCAGACCAGCCTGCCCCTCAGCGCGCAGGTCGCGGCGGCCCGCGCGGTCCACCCCCAGGGCACCGTCGCGGCGGTCCGGCCCGGCGCCGAGCCGGGAGAGACCACCCGCGTGCTGATCAACGAGCCGGGGCTGGCCGAGAGCACCCAGCTGGCGGTCTTCGTGGACCCCTCCACCGGCCAGGTGCGCGGCACGCTGGAAAGTTACGGCAGCTCCGGAGCGCTGCCCGTACGCGCCTGGATCTCCACCCTCCACCGCCAGCTCCACCTGGGCGAGCCCGGACGGATCTACAGCGAGCTGGCCGCCAGCTGGCTGTGGGTGGTCGCGCTCGGCGGCCTGGCCCTCTGGGTGGCCCGGCGCCGCCGCAACCGACGCCACCTCATCGTCCCCGACCGCGCCGCGAGCGGGCTGCGCCGCACGCTGTCGTGGCACGGCTCGATCGGCCTGTGGGCGGTGCTCGGCCTGCTGTTCCTGTCCGCCACCGGCCTGACCTGGTCCAAGTACGCCGGAGCCAACGTCGACGAGCTGCGCGCGGCGCTCGACTGGACGACGCCGTCGATCGACGTCTCGGGCGGCGACCACGCCGCGCACACCGCGACCGCGGGACACCATGCCGGTGGGGCCGACGTCGGGGTGGACCGCGTCGCCCAGGCGGCCGCCGCCAAGGGGCTGTCCGGCCCGCTGGAGATCACCTGGCCCGCCAAGGCCGGCGCGCCCTACCTGGTGAAGGAGATCGACAAGACCGCGCCCACCCGCCTGGACCAGGTCGCCGTCGACGCCACCTCCGGCCAGGTGACCGCCGAGCTGCGCTTCGCCGACTACTCGCCGGCCGCCAAGCTCGCCCGGTGGGGCATCGACGGACACATGGGGCTGCTGTTCGGCCTGGTCAACCAGGTCCTCCTGGCGCTCCTGGCCATCGGGCTGATCGCGCTGATCGTGCTCGGCTACCGCATGTGGTGGCGGCGCCGGCCCACCCGCGGCTTCGGCAAGCCGTACGCCCGGGGCGGCTGGCGGAACGTGTCCTGGGCCCTGCTGGCGCCGCTCGCTCTGCTGGCCGTGGCCGTCGGGGTCTTCCTGCCGCTGATGGGCATCTCGCTGGCGGCGTTCCTGGTGATCGACGTCCTGCTCGGGCTGCGCGCCCGGCTGGGCTCTCAGTCGTGA
- a CDS encoding MFS transporter: MRRDMTRDLAGERDFRRLWAGTTVSQLGSAVSMVALPVVAITVLDASAFQVALLSVIQAVTIVFVAFPAGRYIEFRAKRPVMIWSDIGRCILLFSIPLAAFSGLLTFAHLCVAALGNAAGQIASSGAAQAHLKALVPAERLMSANSRLESTRWLSVLVGPSLAGPLIGVLSAAGALIVDAVSFVLSAWSIRSLRTPEPPPPAREPSPSRRAELFAGWSFVRGHPVLRRMFASWLVFAGASAMATPLSSLFYLRDLGFTPWQYGLLMGLPSLGGLLGARLAPRVSRRVGLVRGLWWVSLWRGPWYALIPLASPGTAGLLLCGFGFAGVLFFSGLANSTMTTYRQLGTPDHLLARVSTLWIFATNVTQPLFIAFGGLVASALGTRAGLFLVAVLMCGSGLFLPWRSKDHD; this comes from the coding sequence TTGCGCCGTGATATGACCCGGGACCTCGCCGGCGAAAGGGACTTCCGGCGCCTGTGGGCGGGGACGACGGTGAGCCAGCTGGGCTCGGCGGTGAGCATGGTCGCACTGCCCGTGGTCGCCATCACCGTGCTGGACGCCTCGGCTTTCCAGGTCGCCCTGTTGTCGGTGATTCAGGCGGTCACAATTGTCTTCGTCGCATTTCCCGCCGGGCGGTATATCGAATTCCGGGCCAAACGCCCGGTCATGATCTGGTCAGATATCGGCAGATGTATTTTGCTGTTCAGCATTCCGCTCGCGGCGTTCTCCGGGCTGCTGACATTCGCGCACCTCTGCGTCGCCGCTCTGGGCAACGCCGCCGGCCAGATCGCCTCGTCCGGGGCGGCGCAGGCGCATCTCAAGGCTCTCGTCCCCGCCGAGAGGCTCATGAGCGCCAACAGCCGCCTGGAATCGACCCGCTGGCTGAGCGTGCTGGTCGGCCCGTCCCTGGCGGGTCCGCTCATCGGCGTCCTGTCGGCGGCCGGCGCGCTGATCGTCGACGCCGTGTCGTTCGTCCTGAGCGCCTGGTCGATCCGGTCGCTGCGCACGCCCGAGCCGCCGCCGCCCGCGCGCGAGCCGAGCCCCTCCCGGCGCGCGGAGCTGTTCGCCGGGTGGAGCTTCGTACGCGGGCATCCGGTGCTGCGGCGCATGTTCGCGAGCTGGCTCGTCTTCGCCGGCGCGAGTGCGATGGCGACGCCGCTGAGCTCGCTGTTCTACCTGCGCGACCTGGGGTTCACCCCCTGGCAGTACGGCCTGCTCATGGGGCTCCCTTCGCTCGGCGGCCTCCTCGGCGCGCGGCTCGCGCCGAGGGTGAGCAGGCGGGTCGGCCTGGTCCGCGGCCTGTGGTGGGTGAGCCTGTGGCGCGGCCCCTGGTACGCGCTCATCCCGCTGGCCTCACCCGGCACCGCCGGCCTGCTCCTTTGCGGGTTCGGCTTCGCGGGCGTGCTGTTCTTCTCCGGCCTGGCGAACTCCACCATGACGACCTACCGCCAGCTCGGCACCCCGGACCACCTGCTGGCCAGGGTGTCGACGCTCTGGATCTTCGCCACCAACGTCACCCAGCCGCTCTTCATCGCCTTCGGCGGCCTGGTCGCGAGCGCGCTCGGCACGCGGGCGGGCCTGTTCCTGGTCGCGGTCTTGATGTGCGGGTCCGGCCTGTTCCTGCCCTGGCGCTCGAAGGATCACGACTGA
- a CDS encoding heavy-metal-associated domain-containing protein yields MTLSVAVTGMSCGCSASTIRAQVLPLRGVERVEVDVLGGRVTVSGGPLLEESQVRAAIVEAGYKVAS; encoded by the coding sequence ATGACCCTGTCCGTTGCGGTTACGGGAATGAGCTGTGGCTGCAGTGCCTCGACCATCCGGGCGCAGGTCCTGCCACTGCGGGGCGTCGAGCGGGTGGAGGTGGACGTGCTGGGGGGCCGCGTCACCGTGAGCGGAGGCCCGCTGCTGGAGGAGTCGCAGGTGCGCGCGGCGATCGTCGAGGCGGGATACAAGGTGGCCTCCTGA